The following coding sequences are from one Lolium rigidum isolate FL_2022 chromosome 6, APGP_CSIRO_Lrig_0.1, whole genome shotgun sequence window:
- the LOC124664394 gene encoding uncharacterized protein LOC124664394, protein MHMAHDPNEDRTFAAVDNYINEYGMDDDIFVPPGGEEPSPAAAAGKPNCNKRLFSSQETPPAVAFTETQETTNLKCDGPPVPKNIAWRVHVAGERMLVKRLYDAAPGPMRSLVDGVQHMEERRLREKDNGYSVYVAKVPSGQGFVDSPVGQKIFLWYDDIFSLVNTYPLHYTFVRLYSLSMAMRIIRNTTPGIAIADPLYMRAIHLSSIGDRKVASEYLKGFFLANQKKDNILLPYFLEDNICTLISICPRHSTATYFDADSKSSTDYTHIKSVLDDALNGYVKAKGLIETRIARYGKHVFKHVTNFP, encoded by the exons atgcatatggcacaTGATCCGAACGAGGACAGGACATTTGCCGCTGTTGATAACTACATCAACGAATATGGGATGGATGACGACATATTTGTGCCTCCCGGTGGTGAAGAACCCTCTCCAGCTGCTGCCGCAGGGAAACCCAATTGCAACAAGCGTCTATTCagttctcaggagacgcctccagctgtgGCCTTCACCGAGACTCAGGAGACAACCAATCTGAAATGT gacgggccaccagtgcccaagaatatcgcgTGGAGGGTGCATGTAGCAGGTGAGCGGATGCTAGttaaaagattgtacgatgctgcacccggtcctatgcgctcTCTGGTTGACGGTGTTCAgcatatggaggagcggcgtctcagggAGAAAGATAATGGGTACTCGGTGTATgtggccaaggtgccctcgggtcaGGGCTTTGTCGATAGCCCCGTTGGGCAGAAGATCTTCCTGTGGTATGATGACATATTTTCTTTGGTAAAcacttatccgctgcactacaccttcgttcgcctatactcgctcagtatggcgatgcggatcattagaaacacgaccccgggcatcgcgatagccgaccccttataCATGCGTGCCATCCACTTGTCCAGCATTGGGGACCGAAAAGTCGCGAGTGAATACCTCAAAGGCTTCTTTCTGGCGAACCAGAAGAAGGATAACATCCTCCTGCCTTACTTTCTAGA agataatatctgcacactcatctccatatgcCCAAGACATTCCACGGCCACATATTTCGATGCAGACAGTAAGTCGAGCACAGACTACACACATATCAAGagtgtacttgatgatgctctcaatggctatGTCAAAGCTAAAGGCCTCATCGAGACGCGAATTGCTAGGTATGGCAAGCACGTGTTCAAACACGTAACAAATTTCCCCtag